The stretch of DNA CTGCATTCTCTGGATGAACATTTCTGTACCCAACAGAATATAGTGAAATTGCTCTCATATCCAATGAATTATGAAGTTGTGCCATTTTATCTACCAGTTCTATTTGTTCTTCGTTGGCATGATAATTCTCAGGAACAGGACTTTCAGGTTGGTCCTTGCcgtatttttcaatattccCACCTTCTTCGTCATCTGCACtttcatcaccatcacgaGCTTTGGAAAACTTAAATGAAGTACTGCACTCAATAACAGTCTTTGCTCTGTTTTTGTAGTGCACCGGCTTGGATGTCATCGACAGATATGGCGTATCGAAAGGCTGAGAGTTGAAGTCGCCAcagaaaaatggaaaccAGTGAGATAAATCGCCATCATTTTCGTTTTGTAAAACGTTTACACGGTGCATGAAttccttcattttcttcaaaacgACATAGCATTGTCTTGTTCTTTCATAAGTACCAAATGGATGCCAGAAGAGATGTGTAGTACCAATCAAAATACCGCATTTTTTAGACGATGATTTACTCAGGTTCGATAAAACTTTCTCAGAAAACTTCAAAGCTAAAACCAAACCAACATtgtttgttgttgttcTCGTGGAAATATTTTCTGAGGTTTCTTTATCATAGTCAATTAGCATCTTGTCGACCTGCTGAAACATTTCTCTTCTCCACATGATGGCAACGCCATGGTTTTTTGTGGAATTCCTATAATATTGTCCATCGTATCCCAGTTTATTAAACTCGTCTTTCCaaaaactttgaaattgaatgTGATCAATCTCTTGCAAACAAATGACATCGGCTTTATAATACTTAAACTCATTTAATAGAACCCTAGAACGCCTGTACCATTTT from Saccharomyces mikatae IFO 1815 strain IFO1815 genome assembly, chromosome: 13 encodes:
- the NGL2 gene encoding RNA exonuclease (similar to Saccharomyces cerevisiae NGL3 (YML118W) and NGL2 (YMR285C); ancestral locus Anc_8.850); its protein translation is MTQEKEIKVATPDVPSTSNMQNNKPVKDIRHPTGDGSIPQTKKKGKKGKKSKPIVTPEHIAKIRAERDAMRKAKRDAMLAQGVDPDCPPELHFIKRPFLVLHEKEPVTGFRFKLMTYNCLAQALIRRKLFPDSGDALKWYRRSRVLLNEFKYYKADVICLQEIDHIQFQSFWKDEFNKLGYDGQYYRNSTKNHGVAIMWRREMFQQVDKMLIDYDKETSENISTRTTTNNVGLVLALKFSEKVLSNLSKSSSKKCGILIGTTHLFWHPFGTYERTRQCYVVLKKMKEFMHRVNVLQNENDGDLSHWFPFFCGDFNSQPFDTPYLSMTSKPVHYKNRAKTVIECSTSFKFSKARDGDESADDEEGGNIEKYGKDQPESPVPENYHANEEQIELVDKMAQLHNSLDMRAISLYSVGYRNVHPENAGLDNDRGEPEISNWANTWRGLLDYLFYVKKWDLRSNCQEVENLGDFEKVNEMKCRGFLRMPPGKEMTKHGQPHVGEYASDHLSMVCDLELEL